The genomic window GATCATGAAAGCAGGCGTGCGTGTATAGGGCGACTGCTGCAGCTATGTGAGATGGATAGAAACGTTCCGTGACTCCACCCTTAAAATCTGTGAGTGACGCCAACGCTGCACCTCCCCCGACTCAAAggaaacatttcacatttttattctcTTTGCAGAACGTTTTATTTGTTCGGGACGCACCTGTTTTTTAAACTTGTGCATCTTTAGGAGACCTGTTAGTGTTTTTGTAGCTTTCACTTACAGAAATGTTGAAATATGTATTGAGAATTTCTAACACAAGCATATTATGTTCTAGTCTGCTTCTTTTCAGGAGGCTGgttttagatttagattaaaTGTGTCAATATTGGTGAAGGGTTTCAGAGATGTGGAAAAAATATTGCtgatagtttagccttctgctaaccggaGTCAAAGCTCATAGCTGCAGCTTCATGTTCACGTTTATGTAGCGAatgttactactactactactactactactaataataataatgataataaactttatttatattgcacCTTTCATGCCAGagatgcagcacaaagtgctttacatgaaaacagaataaagataaaacagGACTgatcagacctgtatcaggaagtcagagctagttaaaggctaaagtgaacagatacgtttttagctttcttttaaaaatagttagcgagctagcttccctgatatctataggtagtgtgttccacagctttggggcgtaattgacaaaggctgcatccctgatcttcttccagctgttgctgtgaacctccaataaaccagcagatgatcgcagtaTTCTTGAAGGCAgatagttaacaagggagttagcgaTGTAGCTTCGTCCgagcccatgtagggctttgtatacaaggaggaggagcttaaaatcaattcttgtCTTGGATCACACTTGGACCGcttcctgctgccacaaacCATCTTGCTGGGAGGaaagtgggcagcagctccagagtcAGACCACCAGTCAAGGGCCACAGCAACCCACATCCAGCTAGTACAGACCCTAGCTCCAGGGGATTGGACAGCTATGACTCCTTcccggatcagcaaactttctgttgctgccgttacacaggttagacccagcacTGCCGCTGGTCACCAGCCAGCTGTGATACCCAGTGCTGGGGGTTTGCGCTGACTGCGTTTGTGCCCAGTGAAGTAGTTCACAGCGgcagggagtgaggtggagggattgtggggtggctagcagctaattcttgtctcatttgtggtctgataaacagagagggagagtgtgcGGAGCAAGAAGGGGCTGAGTGATTGCACTGTGTGCAACTTATGAAATAAGATTAAGTAAATTACTGTACGAGAAACACTAGGTTACTGTTTGAAGCCGTGCAAATGCTCATGGTTGTCTAGTGGGAGAGgctgaggacagagaggagcgctgcaggaggagggtgtgtttTCAAACGCTACCTCAGCTTTAAAACACACAGTTATATCTATGTACAGAGTTTCTGTTGAATGGAACAAGTTACCAAACAGTATTAGGGAATCAAATGAGTGCTTAAACTTTAGGAAACAAAACTATATTTAGGGATATATcttttactatataatgacgaaaactctgtctgtgtgtctgttccacgtttttctcctcactgacttggtcaatccatgtgaaatttggcacagtggtagagggtcatgggaggatgaagcaatattacatcaattggccaaaggggggcgctatagcaactgactgaaattgcaaactttgaatgggcatatctcNNNNNNNNNNNNNNNNNNNNNNNNNNNNNNNNNNNNNNNNNNNNNNNNNNNNNNNNNNNNNNNNNNNNNNNNNNNNNNNNNNNNNNNNNNNNNNNNNNNNNNNNNNNNNNNNNNNNNNNNNNNNNNNNNNNNNNNNNNNNNNNNNNNNNNNNNNNNNNNNNNNNNNNNNNNNNNNNNNNNNNNNNNNNNNNNNNNNNNNNNNNNNNNNNNNNNNNNNNNNNNNNNNNNNNNNNNNNNNNNNNNNNNNNNNNNNNNNNNNNNNNNNNNNNNNNNNNNNNNNNNNNNNNNNNNNNNNNNNNtatggtatgctgtacataatcacggaaactgtcagtgtgtcattctgtcagtcagtcattctgtctgtcccacgtttttctacccactgacgtggtcaatctatgtgaaactgcacataggcattgaggattggcataggtagaaggtgacaaagctaccaatgggtatggactagtactgtcatttttttaatctgatgTCATCTTAGATTTCATACATTTTATGGTGAGCTTTGTGCTTAAACGcagctgtgttgttgaaatTATTAGTTATCATTTCTGCATTTTGGCTCActctacttttttttgtttgtttatactaTATGTGGTCATTTGAACTATTTATTGATAGTTTTGTGTCCTTACTGATTTGCTGTAATTGTTTTCTGctcttttacatttatttatttattgtcaaaaATCTGCATTTCATGTCTGTATCAGTGTTTTAATTGGAGATTTTATAATGTGTGCACCAAAGGAAGATTAGTAACTACTGTAGCAGAAGCTAGTGAGGatccacaaatacacaaataactGACTGTGAAAGCTGCAGACAGAAGAGTTGTTGTTGATTTTTAGACActgagcttttttttgtttttagagcTACAGGCTTTATCTGTCATAAGTTGTGCTAATACGTGGCAGTAAACTTGATAAAGCCTGCTCAGCCTGCAGCTTGATCTTCTTCCTTCTGAATTTTTGTTCTAAGTTTACAAAGAGGACCTCATGTTGTGTGTTTATCAGCAGCGTTTCCACCTTGTGCTTCTACCACAGGGCCTGTGTTAAAGAATAAAGTTGTGTAGTGAGACAAAGTGGACActaacctttatttattttctttttcttggttCATAGGTTGTCCAATTGAAGAGCTTCCCCCTGAGGCCCCCTGCTGACTGCTAACAAGCACAACTCTGTACAAGTCCGGGAGCTTCATGAGTGTGTGCACATAACCTCCActccacctctgtgtgtgtgtgtgtgtgtgtgtgtgtgtgtgtgtgtcgggcaCCATGCTGTGGACAGTGATACTAGCGCTGCTGgtgcttctgctgctgcagacTCAGCTGTCTGTGTGCTTAAGGGAATTACGCAGCGGGGGTTCCAGCCCCCCTGCctactcctcttcatcctcctcttcctcctcctctcacaaTGCCACCCAGCAGCGGTTGCCTGGGGCGATTATTATTGGTGTGCGGAAAGGCGGCACAAGAGCCCTGCTGGAGATGCTCAATCTGCACCCAGACGTGGAAGTGGCAAAGGCCGAGGTAAAGACCATCACTGTCACCTCATAACTGTACGACTGTACGATCACCAGTGTTGGAAAGTAGATTTAGTCCAGTACTTATTAAGTACAATTTTTAGGTACTTAAATGGAGTATGTCAATCTTCATATTTCTACTGCATcacatttcaaagtgaaatattgtgctccactacatttatttgacagctgcagTCAGGGTTGGCCCTAGACTGGTGGTTCGGTCCCACTATCAACACAAGGTTGTCGGTATCAACTCCACAGAGACTCAGCAATCAATTATTTTCCTGCAGACTTGCTTCCTGAACTTTCACAATAGATGAATTAAATTCTCGTTATgcaaaatggctcttttaagaGTATTTAGCCTTCAAAGTCTCaaaagatattttttcatttatgcacacaagcTAAGTTAATATCGTGCGCTACaagatttaaaatatatatgtatttcaGGGATGGGGATGTGGGCCTTTAAAATATTACAGGGCATTATATTTAGTCCCCATCCAGActaaatatggagtgtggactggcagctggagaggtgtcaCAAGCAAATCTgctgctgatctgttctgtacgacatctattgcacgtctgtcgtcctggaagagggatccctcctcagttgctcttcctgaggtttctactgtttttttcccccgttaaagggtttttttggggagtttttccttatccgctgcgagggtccaaaggacagagggatgttgtatgctgtaaagccctgtgaggcaaattgtgatttgtgatattgggctttataaataaaattgaattgaattgaattgaaatctTGCTTGTGACAGACTACCAGGTCGCCTCCCCAGTCATTTTCCAATTCTCACTGAAAATAAGTTGATTCATAATGGGAATATTTTTTCACTTCTAATGTAAATAAGGTGTCAGGGTGCATGAAAAGcgtcaaaatagagcttgtttatcgaAAAAGTGCCAGGGAAGGATCCCCTGGACTTCAACAGAGGTACAGACGAAGCCCTGAATGTCCTCAAACCCAAGAAATGCCCCTGCGTACTCCTGATCTGTTCTAGGCTTTTGAGTCTGACCCCTGGCCacatgtcattttgcaaaagtggcacCTGCGCAAAACAAGTTGAGTACTGCAAGCATGGAAGGAACACTGATTGGTAAAGtgagactgctttattcagtgtttttactggtttaaatttactgggtccatttgtttgggaactgcccattggtccgaaagcccattggtccgactatattaaacccattgttctgaagtcccgttgttccgaaatcatcatgacgccctgtggttaaggtctggttggttagggtcaggaaaagatcatggtgtgggttaaaatgaaaaagaaagtgacaaacacataagctgtgagcctgctccgcctcaagcctttcccagctgacccagagccggttgcggcgcaccatcaaggcagaaatacacccgccgggagccgttcagcaccgcggaaagctccccacacaaccccgaccccagagttaataacaggaggttatggtgtttcattctcttctctctatgacacttgtatcccGACCAGTAGCCTatttttgttgcgttgctgatcctctgtggtacacaaatacagtacagcctagtataatcacatatcggaacaacgggacgtcggactaatgggctgtcggaccaatgacatggaccccattTGTTttgaggaggagacctctgccgATAacttggctcccagtaaaaaaccTCTTAAAGAATAAACACTGAAGACCGATGGATGTCACTAGGGGTGTTTTCaaacttggtccttttcagccctctaaacgGACTCATagcggtgactcagcatttGTTGTGCATATGAGAACATttcaagagaactcagacccctctgaggTGAGGTGGTCTGAGTTCGGTCTGCTTCCAGTCTGCAGTGCGGttcactttgctctttgccattgtattcagccctctagatcacatgctgttgacCTGGGACGcctgaaaaaacagacaaaacctcATCTGCTTGTAACGCTTGCAAGAACGCAGGGCGAGCAGTAGTTTGGTTCACGGAAGACACTGctcgtctccagatgtggaatgtagaatacatcaaacagcaacagtctacagcacagaaatgCTAATGTTTTCCTCCAATattaagttcatctgaaagtgaggggcttcataaccacactgcagcaccatgtcaaagtaaaaacaaaactatgtcaatatatattatatatagtgtGAATAGAAAGAGAACTGAGACCCCATCAGAGTTCCTTTCCCGTTGGTCTACTTTTTGGTGCAGTTTAAGAGGACTGAGGTCAGTTTGTTCAAAAAGAACTatgtgtgaaaacacccttgcAGACTGCTCCATTAAGTAAATGCACTTACTTTCTACCACTGCTCACAATAGTATACATCAGGTGAATTTGTGTCTCACTCTGGGTGAACTTTTCCCCTCAGTGAAGAGACGCATACAAAGTCAGCTCAACCTACTGTCTGTAGGTTTGCAGTGTACCTACATGATTATGAATGAAGACAGGCCTGTCCCGAAGAGGCACCACTGAGAGAAATCCTGATCAGGGTAGTTCAAGGTGAGGACTGCAAAGTTGGAGAGCTGGCGCAAAAGAATAGATTGGTTCGGACAAGCTGgggacaaaatgaaaagagctCAGTGTCTCATAGATACAGTACATTTCAGATCTGGCTCCCTCACATTTCTCATCCCTTCACATTCTTTCAGTTCCATTAACGAAAGAAGTGAAATTTAGTGGACATGTGCTGCTTTCCTTGTCGTCATTAAAGTCACCTTCTCTTTCCTGTGTCAGGTTCACTACTTCAACGTGGAGGAGCACTTCCGCCGAGGCCTGGCCTGGTACCGAGCCCAGATGCCCTTCACCCTCCCCGATCAGCTGACAGTGGAGAAGACCCCTGGCTACTTCGCGGCCCCTCAGGTTCCTACACGTGTCTGGGACATGAACCCCGCCGTCCGCTTGTTGCTCATCGTCCGGGACCCCGCTGAGAGGCTGGTTTCTGACTACACCCAAGTCCTCCACAACCGACTGACCCGCCACAAGCCCTACCAGCCGCTAGAGGATCTCCTGATCCACAAGGGCCACATTGATCCCGGGTACAAGGCGCTGCAGAGGAGCCTGTACTACCAGCATCTAGCACGCTGGCTGGAGGTCTTCCCCAGGGAGCAGATCCACGTAGTGGATGGCGACGCGCTCATTCGGGATCCCTTCCCTGAGCTGAGAAAGGCTGAGAGGTTTCTGGACCTGCCGCCCAGGATAAGCCCCAACAACTTCTACTACAACACCACCAAGGGCTTCTACTGCCTCCTGTCTGCCGGACACGACAAGTGCCTGGACGAGTCTAAAGGCAGGCCGCATGCGCCGCTGAGCACCCAGGCCTTTAAGAAGCTCTGTCACTACTTCAGGAAGCCCAACAAGCTGTTCTTTGAAATGGTGGGGAGGTCGTTTTCCTGGTGCTGATCCAGTGATGAAAAGCACCGCCTGCTCAATGCAGACACATTCAGGgacacagagagggacagaagactgtggtttgtgtgtttttgtaggtAGACGAGTGAAAAGATTTTAGTTCGATTTAAGTCATAAACATCTCTTGTTGTTTATACCTACTCAGGTATAAATGTGGCCAACGAAAGCAGCAcatatgtgtgtttgagtgaaGATATGTGAAGAGTTAGAGTGGTCAACACAGACCTTTACCATGACCATACTGGTGCCTCCTGGGACAAACTCACTTGACGAAGCTTACGACAACTGTGCCATACGCAAGTTTGAAACCGGACACGCGACTAACTCGTCGTTAGTGCTCATCTGTGGGGTGAAAAGAAGATGTGCAGACTTTGAAGTGATGTAGAAATAGGCAAGTGATGAAAAGATGGTCGCATCTATTAATTGTTGCACTATGAACTctaattgcattaaaaaaaaagtcaatcgAGGTTCAATGTggacaatttcaaacaaaaaccaactccttgcttttatttttctcaacaGTTgtaacatgtttatatgttagtGGACATGTTTTAGTTGAATCATCCTCTTTActtctttcttttgttattttttaaggcCGACTTTCAGATGTTCAATGAaatcttttcctgtttttagctctttagaaactagcCACCTTGAAAACttcttttggtttcttttttactttcaaGGCCAATGTAGTACTATCgctagtttgtgttttttaagacGTCCTTCTAATAAATGTGTTCAGTCCTACACTCTCCTTCCTTTTTACCAGTGTGTTGAACCCAGCTACGAGGTGTATTGgtttaaaaacatcaaacataaagacacacagcagctgacagGTCTCTGCGAAAGCTCCTCTCTCTCAAAGTGTGTGAAGATGTTCTCTGTCAGTGTCTATCTAACATGTTCTTTACATCGAGGATCAAAGGACACCTGCGTTTCTTTTCATCGTGAAGTTATTCCTGTGAAGGAATTACCTCCAGTTTCACCACCACACTGTAACAAATCACACCTGCAGGTCACCTGAAGGGCTGTTTGAATCTTGTCTATATTCAAAGTCAGAATGGATTTCTTGAATTAATTCAACCCAAGTGCTAGAAAAAAATTATGCAAACCAGGGATACTTAATATTTGCACGTTGCATGTAGCAGATAtactgaaactttacatttcagcaacGCTGGGAATAATGtgtcaggtttaggcacaaaaaccacttggttatgttcAGGAattcatcatgttttggcttaaaaaatcCAGTTTTAGGGAACAATCCCTGCAGGacacacagcaatgtctctgtatatccctgctgcaaaaacactggcgggtcgctacaaaacactcacGTTTGAaacctaaaaagctgctggaaacagccatagctcacaacaacacaaccagttttgttgtttgttggtctcaaagtGTTGTCAGCAGCTTGGCAGGCTCATCTtgaaaaagtcagctcatacactgtGTCACGTTGCAAATGTAAcatcatggtttgcagaaacgtacaatgccaacattttcttctggcaactggctGGTTGATTCAGTTTATCTGGAAGGACTAGATTGGACTGACATGTCGGGACATGAGAGAAGAAAGTTTAAATTATCAGATTAAAGGATAGATGAGCTGTTTTTAACCTGAACACTGCTTTGGTTATTGTTAGAATCACTGTCCCACAATTCACTGGACAGCGCAACCTGGTCTCAATTTGTCTTCAAAAACCGGCGTTTGGTCAGTAAAACTTCCAACTGATACGCAGCCGGTCGCCGTGTtttcagggggaaacgcagcaggacaacaatgaaagttaaggtagCAAAGGTCCGAGTAGGGCGAGTGGGAGGGTCAGTGGAGTCAGCCCGATGTtatgttatgattggccagtctgcgtctgaGAGCGGGAAATATTGAAGGGTCAATTCCAATGGGTGCAGCTGCAACACGAGTTTGTTCTGTCCACCACACTGTGTCACACCACACCAAGACTGTTTCAGAAGCGGAACGCTTTGCCTGCCTGATTTTGAAAGACATGCAGATTCGGTCATGTCTCCTCaatatttgtgcttctaccttaaagctactcttacctttcttgcatttcacacagcacttagaaaaaatttgaacatccacaacccaacctccctccaaagggctactccctcctcctccattacgtcctcattacgtctatgatagacgtaggcgttggcaaggtaacgttagatacacggaagaggagagcgagtaaCGTTACAACTaagacagtcaaacacaaccctggagttttaaaactcaaccgcagtcagtgatgactgatgagttttagaataaggttacagtgctaacgttagatagtagccttaacgttactagtaagtggaaacacacaaggaagataatgttaatgtttcagaggctacgctacagtaggctaacgttagccattagcaaccagatgctgtgttgtcatataatgttatagcctatgttacattagaggcaaactaaaaatacctgtccagcagaaactctgcgaccatctcgtcccttttAGCTCAGGATTACGgagaaaagtttatatccacaagcgtccctgtgtatgtaaggggggggggggggttgttacgcgagcggttacgtcagtcggaggcctccacgtggggaagacagacaggacgctcggccaatgagaatggtataattatgagtttttatctctggtggaattcacttacatttttgtgtgccatcagcttattaatggCATTTTAACCGAAataaagaaaagcgtaaaatttccagaaaggttaGTGTTGCTTTAAGTAATTAAGCAGGCAGTTAAatggtttcttttctttgtctgatGTGGGAAAGCACAGCAGTAATGCTGCCCCGCAGAGATCTGCGCTCAACTGAGTACACAtttcttgttttcatttaaaaggACTAGCTGCTGATGCTAAATACCCGA from Epinephelus moara isolate mb chromosome 8, YSFRI_EMoa_1.0, whole genome shotgun sequence includes these protein-coding regions:
- the hs3st1l2 gene encoding heparan sulfate (glucosamine) 3-O-sulfotransferase 1-like 2 encodes the protein MLWTVILALLVLLLLQTQLSVCLRELRSGGSSPPAYSSSSSSSSSSHNATQQRLPGAIIIGVRKGGTRALLEMLNLHPDVEVAKAEVHYFNVEEHFRRGLAWYRAQMPFTLPDQLTVEKTPGYFAAPQVPTRVWDMNPAVRLLLIVRDPAERLVSDYTQVLHNRLTRHKPYQPLEDLLIHKGHIDPGYKALQRSLYYQHLARWLEVFPREQIHVVDGDALIRDPFPELRKAERFLDLPPRISPNNFYYNTTKGFYCLLSAGHDKCLDESKGRPHAPLSTQAFKKLCHYFRKPNKLFFEMVGRSFSWC